From Daucus carota subsp. sativus chromosome 6, DH1 v3.0, whole genome shotgun sequence, the proteins below share one genomic window:
- the LOC108192941 gene encoding transcription factor GTE2 — MASAVFENRSESNWGKFMGKKLNYSSPNSTNPNPNRKQSKSKRKQFHQLDVPLVSQDVSEDAYSYNQRGIEGNCGKGEGFNCCDYVNFNVSGSSKSELIELRRKLELELQKVRSLNDRIDSGGYSGRNKKLFGQKRPLPVINNGDGGDYEDLTKMCKQILTKLMRNRSSRVFNKPVDAVGLGLYDYHQIVKEPMDLGTVKMNLSKNLYASPSEFASDVRLTFNNAMLYNPKTDQVHSMAAQLLSQFEDMFAPVQDKLDSYVEKDEVRIGDDDWHGSSWNEITNTERPKKPKTNIVSSIPTIMPEQIPEPLIQSSASNHSNSDPRSMQSPVLAPSNVQAQPVKPTGSVKPASTLKQPKPKAKDPNKRAMTMEEKQKLGVGLQDLPEEKMPQLVQIIRKRNERLAQEGDEIELDIEALDIETLWELDRFVTNWKKLASKTKRQALMENFSTAPMVAPDTEALASDINDGANSIKRGDGDEDVDIGDEMPESSFPHVEIEKDDGGNVRDNGQTNGIGNASSSSSSSGSSSCDSSSSDSESGSRSGSDSDAEDEVQS, encoded by the exons ATGGCGTCGGCGGTTTTTGAGAACCGGAGTGAATCAAACTGGGGGAAATTTATGGGAAAGAAACTTAACTATTCGAGCCCTAATTCgacaaaccctaaccctaatcgAAAGCAATCCAAGTCGAAAAGGAAGCAGTTTCATCAATTGGACGTCCCTTTAGTGAGTCAGGATGTTTCCGAGGATGCGTATTCGTATAATCAGCGAGGAATTGAGGGGAATTGCGGGAAAGGAGAGGGGTTTAATTGTTGTGATTatgttaattttaatgtttcgggGTCTTCGAAGAGTGAATTGATCGAGTTGAGGAGGAAATTGGAGTTGGAGCTTCAGAAAGTTCGGAGCTTGAATGATCGGATTGATTCTGGGGGATATTCGGGGAGAAATAAGAAATTGTTCGGTCAGAAGAGGCCCTTGCCCGTGATTAATAATGGGGATGGTGGTGATTATGAAGATTTGACGAAGATGTGTAAGCAGATTTTGACGAAATTGATGAGGAATAGGAGTAGTCGGGTTTTTAATAAGCCGGTTGATGCTGTCGGTTTGGGCTTGTATGATTATCATCAGATTGTCAAGGAGCCTATGGATTTAGGTACGGTGAAAATGAATTTGTCCAAGAATTTGTATGCATCGCCTAGTGAATTTGCTTCAGATGTCAGGTTGACGTTTAATAATGCAATGCTGTATAATCCCAAGACGGATCAAGTTCATTCGATGGCAGCTCAGCTTTTGTCACAGTTTGAGGATATGTTTGCACCAGTTCAAGATAAATTGGATAGTTATGTTGAGAAAGACGAGGTTCGCATTGGGGATGATGATTGGCATGGTAGTTCCTGGAATGAGATTACAAATACAGAAAGACCCAAGAAGCCAAAAACTAATATAGTCAGTTCGATTCCTACTATTATGCCTGAGCAGATTCCTGAACCCTTGATCCAGTCTAGTGCTTCTAATCATTCCAATTCGGATCCACGATCAATGCAATCACCTGTGTTGGCTCCATCTAATGTGCAAGCACAACCTGTGAAGCCAACTGGGTCAGTGAAACCTGCCTCTACATTAAAGCAGCCTAAGCCAAAAGCAAAGGATCCTAATAAGAGAGCTATGACGATGGAGGAGAAGCAAAAGCTGGGAGTTGGGTTACAAGATTTGCCTGAAGAAAAAATGCCACAGTTGGTGCAAATTATACGAAAGAGAAATGAACGTTTGGCGCAGGAAGGTGATGAAATTGAGCTTGATATTGAGGCCCTTGATATAGAAACTCTTTGGGAGCTTGACAGATTTGTGACAAACTGGAAGAAGCTTGCAAGTAAGACCAAGAGGCAAGCCCTGATGGAGAACTTCTCAACAGCTCCCATGGTTGCACCTGATACTGAG GCTCTTGCTAGTGACATAAATGATGGGGCAAATAGCATTAAGAGAGGAGATGGTGATGAGGATGTGGACATTGGTGATGAGATGCCAGAGAGCAGTTTCCCCCATGTGGAAATTGAGAAGGACGATGGTGGGAATGTTCGCGATAATGGACAAACAAATGGAATTGGTAATGCAAGTAGTAGCTCAAGCAGTTCAGGCAGTTCCAGCTGTGATTCCTCTTCAAGTG ATTCAGAATCAGGGAGTCGTTCAGGAAGTGACTCTGATGCAGAGGATGAAGTACAGTCATGA